The Terriglobia bacterium genome contains the following window.
GCCTCGCCTGCCTCCATGCGCCGGATCGCCTCCTCCATGCCGCCCGTCACCGGGATCCCCGCTGCTTCGTAGAGCCGCCGGGCGATGCGGGCCGCCTGCCGCGGGTCGCTTTCATCCAGGCTCTCCATCTCGCCCGCCATGGACGCCATGGCCCGCTCGAGCTTCGACTCGTCGAAGTCGGGCAGCCCATCGCCGGCGTCCCCCTCGCTGTCCTTGCGCCCGGAGGAGATCGCGAAGGCGGACGGCTTTCGCGGGAGATCGGGCCGCTTGCAGCGGGGGCAGGCCGGCCGCTTCGTGGCGGCCGGGCTCCGTGCGAGGAAGCTGAACACCGTGTGGCAATCGCGGCAGTAGAACTCGTAGATCGGCACGTCCCTCCTCCTCCGCTCTCTCAGCAGATCCGGGGCAAGTCCGCCCCCGAGAGGAGATCCACGGGGCGCTCGCCGCCCACCCTCGTACGCAGCAGCACGGGGACGGCGCCCTCCCGGGCCTCTTTCACGACGCCGATCCGCGCCGCGCCGCGCCCGAGCGGATGGGAGCGGAGCGCCTCGAGCGCGCGCTCCCTGTCCCCCGCCGGAACCCACGCCAGGAGGCGCCCCTCGGACGCGAGGTAAAGGGGGTCGAGTCCGAGGATCTCGGCGATCGCGGCCACCTCCGGGCGGATCGGGAGGCACGACTCGTCGAGCACGATGCTTACCCCCGCCCTCCCCGCCACCTCGTTCAAGGTCACGGCGACCCCGCCGCGCGTCGGGTCGTGCATGGACCGCACGTCGGCGCCGGACGAGAGCAGCCCCTCGGCCAGCGACGCCAGGGGCGCGCAATCGGAGCGGAGCCCGGGACCGCCCATCGCGTGGCGCGACGCCATGATCGTCGCTCCGTGGTCGCCGAGGCTCCCCGAGATCAGCACCGCGTCGCCCGGCCGGATCCGACGGTCGCCGAGGTCGCGGCCCTCCGGTACGACCCCCAGTCCGGCCGTCACCGCGTACATCCGGTCGCCCTTTCCCTCGGGGACCACCTTCGTGTCGCCCGCCACGATCTGGACGCCGGCTTCCGCTGCGGCGCGCGCCGCTCCGCGGACGAAGGTCAGGAGCAGGTCGGCGGAGAGCCCTTCCTCGAGGATCACCGCGAACGTCAGCCAGAGCGGGCGGGCTCCCGCGACTGCGAGGTCGTTCACGGTGCCGCACACCGAGAGGTATCCGAGGTCGCCGCCGGGGAAGACCGGAGGGTCCACGACGAA
Protein-coding sequences here:
- a CDS encoding zinc ribbon domain-containing protein; the protein is MPIYEFYCRDCHTVFSFLARSPAATKRPACPRCKRPDLPRKPSAFAISSGRKDSEGDAGDGLPDFDESKLERAMASMAGEMESLDESDPRQAARIARRLYEAAGIPVTGGMEEAIRRMEAGEAPESIEAEMGDVLEEDPFSNAPGKRLAGLRRKTLPPTVDTTLYEL
- the hypE gene encoding hydrogenase expression/formation protein HypE, coding for MSGSDRILLAHGSGGRLTQALVRETFLPALDNPFLATLSDSAVLPKLPPGRPALTTDAFVVDPPVFPGGDLGYLSVCGTVNDLAVAGARPLWLTFAVILEEGLSADLLLTFVRGAARAAAEAGVQIVAGDTKVVPEGKGDRMYAVTAGLGVVPEGRDLGDRRIRPGDAVLISGSLGDHGATIMASRHAMGGPGLRSDCAPLASLAEGLLSSGADVRSMHDPTRGGVAVTLNEVAGRAGVSIVLDESCLPIRPEVAAIAEILGLDPLYLASEGRLLAWVPAGDRERALEALRSHPLGRGAARIGVVKEAREGAVPVLLRTRVGGERPVDLLSGADLPRIC